The Natribaculum luteum genome contains the following window.
AGAAACAGTGGGCCGTGCTCTCGGTCTCGATCAACTGGTAGGAGTCAAAGCCCTGACCGTCGTCGTGCAGGACGACGAGTTCGCCCGGTCGGACGTCACGGACGAGCTCACCGTCTAGCGTGTCGATCGCCGCCGACTCGGAGGCGAGGACGTAGCCGTCCTCGAGTTTCCCGATACAGAGCGGGCGGTTGCCCTGCGGATCGCGAACGCCGAGGACGGTGTCGTCGTGGGTGATCGTTAGCGCGTAGGAGCCGTGGATGCGCTGCATCGTGCGTTTGACCGCACGGATCAGATCCTCCTCGAGGAGGTTGCGCGCGAGGTCGTGGGCGATGACCTCGGTGTCGCCGTCGCTTGTAAAGGCGTGGCCTTTCCCCGCGAGTTCGTCGCGGATCTCGTCGGCGTTGACGAGGTTGCCGTTGTGCGAGAGGCCGAGCGAGCCGCTCTTGAACGAGACGGAAAAGGGCTGGGCACACGAGGTGTCGACGCTCCCCGCCGTGGGGTAGCGGACGTGACCGATCCCTGCCGAACCGTTGAGCGTCTCGAGGTCGTCCAGACCGAAGGCGTCGCCCACGAGTCCCATCTCGACGTGGCTGTGTTGCTGGAAGCCGTCGTGGGTGACGATGCCTGCAGACTCCTGTCCGCGGTGCTGGAGTGCGTACAACGCGTAGTACAGCGGTCGTGCTGCCGCCCGCCCGTCCAGTGAGATGCCGACGACGCCACACTTCTCGGTCATCCCGGTTCGCTGGGGGCTCTCTCCCCGCCCGTTGGTCATGTGGGAACGTAGAGAGACCGACCGATAAAAACCTCCTTGTTTGTGCCTTCATCGGTTCTCACGAACTCGAGAATGTGCACGTTCGTGGATACGAGAAAGTACGTCACGAGTGAACGCCACACAGCGTCACGATCTCGCATCTCGTGGCATTTTATCGCGATTCCTGCAGGTGCGTCGCGCTGGCCGTCGGAGACGGGAGCGAACGCTCGAAGTGCGAGGACGAGAGAAGAGGTCGAACGACAGATCAGTTGTCGCCGGTTTTACCCTGCCAGGCGTACTCGCGGCGCTTCTTGGACTTGCCGAAGCCACACGACGAGCACACCTTCTTTTTCACGTGGTAGGACTTCTCGCCACAGCGACGACACTTGACGTGCGTCGTCTTGTTCTTCTTTCCTTGGCTCGGGGTTCCTGAACCAGTCATGGAGTGATCGAAACGACGTTATCGCCGCGTATAATGGTTGTGTCTTCGGCCGGCGCCTCGCCTTCGACTTCGCCGTCGACCGGCACCGTCACGTCCTCGAGCACGAGATTCATGTGCTGATCGTAGCCGGCGAGGTCGCCGACGTACTCGTCACCGGTCTTGAGTCGCACCGTGACGCGGTCGCCGAGCGACGCCTCGAGTACGTCCAGCGGTCGTCCACTCATACGAAACACCGCTTGTACCGGACACTTAACCGTACCGGTCCTAGACGTCGACTGCGAACGAGTCGTACGCAGCCGCCTCGGCCGCGAACGCGCCGAGGAGCGCCGCTACCTCCTCGAGATCGCTGACGTCGACGAGTTCGACCGGCGTGTGCATATACCGGTTGGGAACGCTGACGACCTGCGAGGGGACGCCGCCACGAGCAGTGTAGAAGGCGTCGGCGTCCGTCCCGGTGCCGACGCCCGATGCCTCGAGTTGCACGTCGATGTCGGCGTCTGCGGCGGCCTCGCGGACGGCCTGACAGAGGACGGGGTGATTGGTGCTCCCGCGGGCGACCACTGGGCCGTCGCCGACCGAGACGTCGCTTCGCTTCTCGCCGGGGGCCGTCGGGTAGTCGAGTGCGTGCGTGACGTCGACGGCGACGACGGCGTCGGGGTCGAGTTCGAAGCCGATCATCTCGGCCCCTCGCCGTCCGACCTCCTCCTGGACGGTGCTGACCGCGTAGACCGTCGCCTCCGCGTCCGCGTCGACGGCCCGTCGCAGCCCCTCCGCTGCGGTCCAGGTCCCGACGCGGTTGTCGATCCCGCGGCCGGCGAGTCGGTCGTCGGTGAGCCAGGAGTACGTCGAGGAGATCGTGATCGGATCGCCGACCTCGACGCGCTCGCGGGCCGCGTCGCCGTCCGATGCGCCCACGTCGATCCAGAGGTCCGACACGTCGGGTTCGTCGCCGTCGTCGTCCCGGAGGTGAATCGCCGTCTGGCCGACGACGCCCTCGACGGGACCGTCCGCCGCGTGAATCGTCACGTGCTGACCCCGGGAGACGGTGGCGTCGGCACCGCCGATCCGGCCGGGGCGGACGAAGCCGTCGTCGTCGATCGCGCGGACGATGAAGCCGATCTCGTCCGCGTGGCCGGTCAGGACGACCGACGGCGCGTCGGCCGCACCCTCCGAGACCGCGACCGCGTTGCCGTAGTCGTCCGTCCAGACATCGTCTGCGAACTCGGCGACGTACTCGAGCCAGACGCGCTGGCCGCGCGTCTCGTAGCCCGCAGGGGAGGGTGTCTCGAGCAGGTCGGTCAAGAAGTCGCGTGCCTGTGAGTCCATGATACGACGTGTCGACGGGCGAATTTGAAGCTGTTGGCTCCCTACCTGCCGGCCTCGAGCGTCGCAGTCGATGGAGACCGGCACAATCCCTAAGTAATCGCTCGTCGACTGTCGTCGTATGAGCGACAAGAAATTCACGTTCATCGAACTGCACTTAGACGGCGACACTCAGTTCGGCCCGACGAGCATCCCCGGTCTCGAGACCGTCGACGAGTCCGAGGAAGCCGAACGCGACGAGTCCGAGGAAGCCAGCGCTGCAGCGGAGGAGGACTCGGGGAGAGGCGGGGCGATCGGCGCGCTCGTCGGTCTCGTCGCGCTCGTCGCGGTCGCCGTCGCGCTGAAGAAGTTCCGCGGCGACGACGACGAAGAGGTCGAACGGCGGGAAGAACCCGACGTCATCGTCAACTGATAACGTCTGCTGTACGTCATTCCCGAAAACCGCGAGCCGCCCGGCGGTCGTGTCGGAACTGACGGACAGCAGCCCGTCCAACCGTTCGGCTCGTCCGAACGCTTTTGCGTTTCCTTCGCGTACGTACCGTCGTGAATCTCTACCGTAGTGTCCGGGCCGTCGCCGGGGCGTCCGGCGATCGTGCCATCGACTGGCACGCAGCCGCCGACGCCGCCAAAGCGTCGACGGATCCCGGCTCGATCTCGCTCGAGCCCGACGAGCGCGAGGGCTACGCTCGGGACGTTCGCGACGCCCGCAGGGAAGTGCGGGCGGTGGCAGACCTCTCTTTCGACGTTCCGGAGACCGTCCAGATCCAGAATCGCCACCACTGGATCGACGCCAACGTCGAGACGTTCCGGCGGGTGATGGCCCCCGTCGAGGCCCACACCGGGTCGTTCCCTGGCGTCGCTCGGACGATAAACACCGGGACGATGACCGTTCTCCTCGCGTTTCTCGGCCGCAACGTCCTCGGACAGTACGATCCACTCCTGCTCGCCGAGGCCCCCGACGACGACCACGCGCTTTACTTCGTCCGGCCGAACATCCGTCGTGTCGCCGACGTTCTCGAGGTCGACTACGACCGCTTCCGGCGCTGGATCGCGTTCCACGAGGTGACCCACGCGGCCGAGTTCGGCGCAGCCCCGTGGCTGTCGGACCACCTCGAGGCGCGCATGCAGGAAGGAATCGACGCCCTCGCGGAGGGGTCGTTCGACAGGGAGGCGTTTCGCGAACTCGACGCGACGATGACCGTCGTCGAGGGCTACGCCGAGTTGCTGATGGACCACGCCTTCGACGACGAGTACGAGGACCTCCGGCGAAAACTCGACGAACGACGGCAAGGACAGGGGCCGCTCCAGGGACTGTTCCGGCGGCTACTGGGACTCGGACTGAAACGCCGTCAGTACGAGCGCGGGAAAGCCTTCTTCGAACACGTCGCGGCCGTCCGTGGGCTCGAGGCAGCGGGTGCAGTGTGGGACGGTCCCGAGAACCTCCCGACGCACGAGGAACTCGATGCACCCGGTGCCTGGATCCGGCGGGTCGATCCGTGATAATGATGGCTGTGACTGGGTGCCGACGCAACCGCACGATGGTTCGCGGTTGCGGCGGTAACGACTCACAGCCATCGTTATGAGTCGGCCGTCCTCGTAACGTCTGCTCGTATCACTGGACGACCCAGAGCAGATACCACAGTAACGCCCCGCCAGCGAGGAGGCCGCCGACGATCGAGAGGACGACGACGAGGAGCGACGCGCCCCCCTGTACCGCGATCATTCCCCCGGAGAGACCGACCAGCAGGACGAAGCCAGCCTTGAGTCGTCCGAGGTCCTCGACTGGACCGTCACCCGGTTTCGACCCCATCATCGCAGTTCGTGGGGTGCACTGACGTGCATCGAGACGAACAGCCAGGTGCCGTCGTGATGCTCGAGCGTGCCACTCCAGCGAGTCTCGAATCGTCGTCGCGTCTCTGCTTCCGTTTCTCGGTCGGTCCACTCGAAGACGACCTCGTCGGCGAAGACGGCGTAGCCGTCGCGTTCGTCGACGACGAGCCCCTCGCTCTCGACGGACCAGTCGTCGGTCGTCCGGGTCTGCTCGAGCAAGCCGTCGGCGACCTCGTCGTAGCCGTACAGCGCCTCGCTCACGCCGAACTTGACCGTCGACTCGTCGTCCAGAAAG
Protein-coding sequences here:
- a CDS encoding nuclear transport factor 2 family protein; the encoded protein is MSAEAVIRDYYEALRRGEPLYPYFLDDESTVKFGVSEALYGYDEVADGLLEQTRTTDDWSVESEGLVVDERDGYAVFADEVVFEWTDRETEAETRRRFETRWSGTLEHHDGTWLFVSMHVSAPHELR
- a CDS encoding LSM domain-containing protein, giving the protein MSGRPLDVLEASLGDRVTVRLKTGDEYVGDLAGYDQHMNLVLEDVTVPVDGEVEGEAPAEDTTIIRGDNVVSITP
- a CDS encoding zinc-dependent metalloprotease yields the protein MNLYRSVRAVAGASGDRAIDWHAAADAAKASTDPGSISLEPDEREGYARDVRDARREVRAVADLSFDVPETVQIQNRHHWIDANVETFRRVMAPVEAHTGSFPGVARTINTGTMTVLLAFLGRNVLGQYDPLLLAEAPDDDHALYFVRPNIRRVADVLEVDYDRFRRWIAFHEVTHAAEFGAAPWLSDHLEARMQEGIDALAEGSFDREAFRELDATMTVVEGYAELLMDHAFDDEYEDLRRKLDERRQGQGPLQGLFRRLLGLGLKRRQYERGKAFFEHVAAVRGLEAAGAVWDGPENLPTHEELDAPGAWIRRVDP
- a CDS encoding M20/M25/M40 family metallo-hydrolase, which encodes MDSQARDFLTDLLETPSPAGYETRGQRVWLEYVAEFADDVWTDDYGNAVAVSEGAADAPSVVLTGHADEIGFIVRAIDDDGFVRPGRIGGADATVSRGQHVTIHAADGPVEGVVGQTAIHLRDDDGDEPDVSDLWIDVGASDGDAARERVEVGDPITISSTYSWLTDDRLAGRGIDNRVGTWTAAEGLRRAVDADAEATVYAVSTVQEEVGRRGAEMIGFELDPDAVVAVDVTHALDYPTAPGEKRSDVSVGDGPVVARGSTNHPVLCQAVREAAADADIDVQLEASGVGTGTDADAFYTARGGVPSQVVSVPNRYMHTPVELVDVSDLEEVAALLGAFAAEAAAYDSFAVDV
- a CDS encoding 50S ribosomal protein L37e, whose protein sequence is MTGSGTPSQGKKNKTTHVKCRRCGEKSYHVKKKVCSSCGFGKSKKRREYAWQGKTGDN